Within Vicia villosa cultivar HV-30 ecotype Madison, WI linkage group LG1, Vvil1.0, whole genome shotgun sequence, the genomic segment ATTAGGTCATCTCACTTTTGCTTTTTCTGTCTTGGCCAAAATTCTCAAGAGGGGTTATCAACTAGATACTATAACTTTGAATATATTACTCAAGGGTTTTTGTCTCAAAGGTCAAGTTCATAAAGCACTGAACATTCATGATAAGGTAGTAGCTCAAGGATTTCATTTAGACCAATTTAGTTATGGGACATTGATCAATGGGTTATGCAAAGTTGGAAAAACAAATGCGGCCCTAAAAGTGCTGAGACAAGTTGATGGGAAACTTGTTCAACCTAATGTGGTCATGTACACTACAATTATTGATAGTTTATGTAAAGATAAAAATCTTATTGATGCATTTGATTTATACTCTGAAATGATTGCCAAAAGAATTTCTCCCAATGTTTTCACTTACAATTCTTTAATCTATGATTTTTGTATTGTTGGTCAATTGAAGGAAGCGATTCGTTTGTTAAATAGAATGAAATTGGAAAACATTATCCCAGATGTGTACATCTTTAGTACATTGATTGATGCTTTTTGTAAAGAAGGTAAAGTGGAAGAAGCTAAAATACTTTTGGCTTTGATGATGAAAAAAGGCGTTGCACTTGATGTTGTTAGTTATAACACTTTAATGGACGGATATTGTCttgtaaataaaatgaacaaagcCATGGATATTCTAAACATTATGTCTCGAAAAGGAGTGGTTGCTAATGTTCGGAGCTACAGCATCATTATTAATGGACTTTGTAAGGTTAAAATGGTTGATGAAGCTATAAAGATCTTTGAAGAAATGCATTGCAAACAAATTTTTCCTAATACGGTAACTTACAATACCCTTATAGATGGTTTGTGCAAATCTGGGAGAATATCACATGCTTTGAAACTTGTCGATAAGATGCATGATAGAGGTCAACCGCCTGATATAGTTACTTACAATTCTATATTGGATGGTTTATGCAAAAACCATCAGGTTGACAAGGCAATTGAATTGGTGACGAAATTTAAAGACCAGGGTATTCAACCAAATTTGTACACATACAGTATTCTTATCAATGAATTGTGCAAAAGTGGAAGACTAAAGGATGCACAAAACATTTTTGAAGATCTTTTGGTTAAAGGCTACCATCTAGATGTCTATACATATAATGCTATGATAAGGGGATTTTGTATCAAGGGCTTGTTTGATGAAGCACTGGCCATGATGTCAAAAATGAAAGATAATGGTTGCATTCCGGATGCTCTAACTTATGAAATGTTGATTTATTCTTTGTTGGGAAAAGATGAAAATGATATGGCAAAGAAACTTCTTCTTGAAATGATTGGGAGAGGTCTGTTGTAAGACTGATACTAGGTAAGATGTTTTTCTACTTATACATTATTACTATTTTGAATTTATGTTTCAGCATTATCTCATCATTTCATTTATGTAAGCAGATGCTTCACCTCTTGGGGAAGAATGTTTTTGTATTAGTGTATCTTTTGGTAAGTGTTTTTATACTTCACTACCTGATAGATTGGTGAGTTCTAACTTGAAGGAAATCAGTAGAATATTAAATTTAGTGGTGTCTTATGAGTGTTGTTGGGTTGGGTTTGTACAAATTGTATTACACCTCTAGCCAGTACTTTCAACAATATCAAATATCCTGACAGTACTATATGTGATAAAATTCCATTTCAATAGAGTTTGAAAGAAACAAGATGAGTTTTAATATCTTTATAATGTCATTTCTATATTGCAATGACAAtacttcaattaattcaatgttcCTTTGAATTCTTTTCCATCAAAATCTCTGCCATCAAGTATCAACTGGAATGGTAAGACACTTTGTAGATGCTATATGTTCTTAGTTGTTTGGTAATGAATAGTTTCTCTATGAATTACCATATCATTGACCATTGTCTTGTTCTTAGTTGAttggaatttgttgatttcttgaCTCTTTATGTCAAAGACAATGCATACAAGAAAGGATTCAGGTTTAAGATTTTTACCCACGAATTTGTGCAATTGATTTTTGAGtctgttttattttctttaagtTGAGAAATGGGAATTATTTTTCCTATCAATCATTTTGTAGAACGTTGCCTACTCTATATTAGTTTGTGTTATTTTATGATAATATTTAGTTGTTGATGAAGCATCTGTTGTTTCAAGTCCTGTATTGGTTTTAATTTCACTTTCTTCTAAGAATTATGCAATGGCAAATctattgtttttattatattatgaTATGAATGCTGAGGAAGAGAAACAATACGTGGTTGCTCAGATGTCGATAGAAACTGAAGAAAATTTTGTATGGAAAGTTCAAAGACTCGATCAGTCTCGAGGAGGATTAGTAACTTGTTGACAGATGTATTGGCTTTTTGAGTGGTTAATATGATCCCATAAACTGACTTTTAAGCTGACTGATGCAAGCTGGTTAACTAGTGTATAAAAGTGATTCAATGTTTTATTATACTATAAACAACTGAAATAATAGTTTCAGGTGCAATACTCATCATCTCTCTTAGTTGTTCTTTCCCTGTTTTCTCTCTTTTTTGAGTTGGATCTAAACAAGTCTTTTctaatacaaattaaataagTATGGATGTAGAAGCAGCTACTGTGTTGCACCGAAATTCAACTGGTTGttattaaaatatacattttaattttaatataacacataaaatttatatataacattaataaatagttaaaatacaattttatacATGATAATGTGTTAAAAAGATGAGAACTTCTAACCTCACCCCATACATCTCTCACGCACCATCGAATTTGCAAAATGTCCTCcaccttccgtagatacatctctggaagaacattttttttacatttgcATGAAAACGTTCCGAGATGCACATACAGAacacttctgtagatgcatccaCAGAATCAACCCAGAAAACCAGAACAACAACATTTGTAACGATAAAAGAAACATTCATTGGTTAAAATCGGCATTACATCGAAATTTCCAACAGAaaattaagggtgtgtttggttcggggtagatAGAGGGGAGGGGAAATTTCTAaccaaatatgtttggttcaaattttagaaggggaagggaggggaggggagcaaaatccctccaaaccaCACTTTTGCGTCTCTCCAAATTGGAGGGATTTAGAGGAGAGGGGAAggaatttcaattttaatatgtaaaaaattagtatagttactaaaatatcctcaatttaattttaatatttcaaattttttttcttcatgttaCTACTTCTCTTCTATATAACTTTTCTCGATTgtttccatcaacttattataactattatctaccttaaaaaaaatttcaatttttttttactaaatataaatcataatcattgtattatttttataattttttttaatgtttatttatgtatattttttcttctaatattatttattctattatattttcttttatatcaaattttaaatcattcactttattttaatttttatattcaatttactaaaatttttaaattattaattttaataataataattattaattttacgtATTAAGATCATTCATCACGATTTAAAAATTGTTATTAGCCTATAGTTTTATTTGTGTCGGAGAGTTATAATCTAaatcaagtgtactcaatttattaatgttatgataaattataacgttttagtccctcaatattaaaaaaaattattaaaaaaaaatatgaatttttcatatttgaatatcaaatcacttatataagatcataaggataaaaatgtaatttattaataaaatccctcccctcttgaaccaaacatatttttaattaaaatcccccCTCTCTTCTTTTGAACCAAACACttatctgattaaaaaaatccctcacatcccctcccctccccttctctcTATTAAAATTCCTCCCACCTCCTCCccttcatttgaaccaaacagaccctaagaaATCTAAAAAATTACAACAGTCAAAATGATATCATctgatccatgcatcatttgaatggcatcGGTGTCGTTTTCCACCTCATCCCATCAACATTCTGTTTCTCTAATCTCAAACGAGGTctttgttctaagcctctgaatCCTTCTTATGACTTCGTCAGTTTTGTACTCCCCTCTAACCAAGACATCAGACCCCTTTTAAGTTGGTCCAAGAAATGGATGTGCCAAAATTTCATCGGCATCGGGGGTTTGAGAGGAGAGAAAATAACATGCTCATCCCTTTTGAAAATAATCGGTTCAATAGAGGGACACTTGGATGATGTTCGCTGCCATGAGCATGACCCAGGGGATGCCATTTTTGTGTTTATGTGTTATACAACCCTAGAAACTCAAACTTTATAGAAGCCCTTGGTGAATATGGACCACAGAATCTCTGTCAGAGAATGTTCTTAGGTATATCCACAGAAGGATCACATATTTtttgcttccgtagatgtacataCGAAAAAAACTCATAAATTTCATAATTAGACCCTTccatagatacatctacgaaaattTCGTTGTTAGTTTTTTTAACATAACAGAATGCAGTAGCAATAGAAGTAGAAGGAAAAACACATAAACACATAAACTAATACTTgacaaaaaataattatatcgCAATGTTAAAgagtgcatatattacactttgaaactagaaaatacatcaaaaaaccgtcgccggctaaatctattggtggttccaattttgactttttcGCATTCGATTCTTTTTCGATATTGTTCAATCTTTCGAATTTGTGCATCCTATCCACAAAAAGATTCGACCACGTCTCGACATTCTCGGTATGATGAAGCGCCCATTCCGGTGACGTTGGTGGTATGGGGCATCCCagtttcaagtaaacttgcatAAAATATTTCGATTTTGCGAGTCATCCAACACACATAATACAATCATTTGGATTTGTAGGAGGTGCGGAGCGGAAAAAAGGTTTCCGAAAAACCATAACGCGTCAAGTCAATGCATACCATGTCATATGCGCATGCAATAAGATGTCTCATTTTCGGGAATCTCATCCATTTTGAAACTGGTGCGTAAGCCCCAACCAAAGAACAAGAGGTTCGTTAAGCGATTCAAATTTAGCTTCCTCTCCAAATGTACGAGTCTTTATGGTTCATCAACTCTTCGATAAGTTCTTGACGAACAAGCTTATGGGCATCCTCTCCCTTACCAAGCAAAGCCGATACGGCCCGAAATTCGCAATTACCATCCCCCGCCACATTGACGATCCGCTcgatgtatttgtgcataaaaatcgGCATCTCGTGAATGAATGAAATTTTTGGAGCAACATGTACCTCTCCGATTGATGAAATTTCAGAGCAATAGGCGTCAGAGTCGGAACTTTAGTTGAAATAGGTATTCGGTGAAAGAGTTTGTCGACATGCTCACAATATGAAGAAGACCGTGTAGTCGAGTTGTCATTCGGCATAGGCTTCACTTTCTTCGGAGCACCCTTATGTTATGTGTATTTTATCCCCATTTGTACTAGTTTATTatacttccgtagatgtacctatgaAAGgtgacaatttttaaaaaaaaatgtgctttcggatgtgcatctacggaagcaggggACATATTTGGAATTTCACGCAGTGTGTAAGAGAATCATGAGGTGCATTGAGAAATTCTCAAAAAGATTACCAATATTGTCCATCCTGCCACCTCAATCACCCCTCAATATTTTCACAATGTCAAAAATGTTCctaataaaaaagaacaaaatgGTCGAATGAAATTTTTGTagtccattcaaaatttctgaaaACATGCATTTCGAAAATTTCCGGTAAAAACACACAAATTTTAAAATTGCTGGCAAAATTTTCATGAGTTTTTactggaatttttgaaatttccagAAAAAACTTATGGAAacttctgtttttttttaaaaaaaatttccggtataattttgaaaatttctgataaaaattaataatttttttgaaatttttagtttttttttccaaaatttccaataaaaactaattatttttaaaatttggtaaATTTAGACAAGGGTATAGTGGTAAAATCATACAAAATAAGGGGTGCCAAAAAATAAGTTTGGGGATGGCAAATTAATTCTTTCGATTCCAAGCGGTTTCTCGATTTAATGACCGGTTTGGTGGGGTTCTAGGTGCAAATAgttttcaaaatcatttgggcGGATTCTCAAGATTAGGATTAGTTAGACCGGATAGAGGACCGATTCACAATCTAACTAGTTGAACCAACCCatctaattcaatttacaaatattttaattaaattttaaaccaTATTATATTAATGAGACATTTAAGGAGGTTTTGAATATATACAAATGGATTGTTTTTAAGGTTAAAATTCTTACAAattgaaagaaatttttttttgttaaatatttgaatttcaaaatctaaacaattttttaaactttgattttaCGTAATTATGAGATTAAGTTTGGTGTCTATGTTAAGGATCGTCtaaattttaatttccttttgttGTTAATCCGAATTGCAAAATTTTGATACATATTTActtatgatttaattatttttaaaaagagctcagaattttaaaattcaaattttaaaaatgttttgggAATTTCAATGAGGTGTTTGAATAAGTTACGCGGGTGTTTCTTGTTGAGAGTCGTAAAAAACTTCCTTCCCACCAAAGATAATCTCCTAAAAAAAGGTATTTGTCTTGATTCTGTCTGTTCTCTTTATAATTCTTAGACCAAGACTGCCTACCATCTCATCATGGATTGCGTTTTTGTGAGACAAGCCGTTTCCTCTTCTCCCATGTGCTATCGTGTTAATGTTAACATGGGTTTAATTGACTGGCTTCATGCTATTCTGTCTTGTGGTGATGTTTTTAGTACCCATCTTTTGTGTTCTATTCTCtataaaatttaagaaaataaaaatctaaaatccTGAATTGGACTCTTATGTATTGGCTTTTTCAGCCTCTTTATCTTGAATGAATTTATAGTAAATTCATTTAGAAACAAGTTTTAAATGCAATTTTTCAACGCAATATGTTGTTAGTAGTTGTAGAGAGATAGAAATGGAGACCAACAAATTTATAGTAAATTTAGAATTAATATTACATTATGTTATCacaatttcaataaaaatggGGTTGGATTGGATGCTTGGGTCTAAACTAAGATGCCTAGCATTTCAACAACAATTATTGACACAAGTTCGACTTGAAAAGAGTAGAAAGAAGCAAGGAGTGAAGACCCCAAAAATTCCAAAATAAGACGAACGAAGTAGATTCTTGACCcaaaggctatgtttgggagtttggagggaaagggaggggagggctttgaaaaataagaagaattaggtggaaaggataaaaagattttgggtaggaagattttggagggtttgagtttattcataacacctaaaaccccataaaatgggggaactcaaaaattgtattgaatgagggttttggagggttttgaagggtttacataaattttccaaatatcttttag encodes:
- the LOC131616581 gene encoding pentatricopeptide repeat-containing protein At3g22470, mitochondrial-like, producing the protein MSLLRSFRYAVSVSIPNSHPFHSSISKPYSHSPQQFSHEFDAVSLFNRMLHMKPTPPMIQFGEILGSLMKTKHYPTVVSLCQQMESGGLSPDFVTHNTLINSFCQLGHLTFAFSVLAKILKRGYQLDTITLNILLKGFCLKGQVHKALNIHDKVVAQGFHLDQFSYGTLINGLCKVGKTNAALKVLRQVDGKLVQPNVVMYTTIIDSLCKDKNLIDAFDLYSEMIAKRISPNVFTYNSLIYDFCIVGQLKEAIRLLNRMKLENIIPDVYIFSTLIDAFCKEGKVEEAKILLALMMKKGVALDVVSYNTLMDGYCLVNKMNKAMDILNIMSRKGVVANVRSYSIIINGLCKVKMVDEAIKIFEEMHCKQIFPNTVTYNTLIDGLCKSGRISHALKLVDKMHDRGQPPDIVTYNSILDGLCKNHQVDKAIELVTKFKDQGIQPNLYTYSILINELCKSGRLKDAQNIFEDLLVKGYHLDVYTYNAMIRGFCIKGLFDEALAMMSKMKDNGCIPDALTYEMLIYSLLGKDENDMAKKLLLEMIGRGLL